A single genomic interval of Demequina sp. NBRC 110054 harbors:
- a CDS encoding (deoxy)nucleoside triphosphate pyrophosphohydrolase produces MSADTASPGGHEPHGQIPVNGPARLVVAAAITDDLEQPRLLFAARRSSPPVYAGLWEFPGGKVDEGETPEEALHREIDEELGVAIELGDEIPGPDAGIVLPDGTDTGPAWELRAAEGDGPRLVLRVWWAKIIPGPDGSAPEPQPLEDHDELRWLEPGAWRDVPWLPADTRIVEALLDDAIARMRKGFC; encoded by the coding sequence GTGAGCGCCGACACCGCTTCCCCGGGCGGTCACGAGCCTCACGGTCAGATCCCCGTCAACGGTCCCGCGCGCCTGGTCGTCGCGGCCGCCATCACCGACGACCTCGAGCAGCCGCGGCTGCTGTTCGCCGCGCGCCGTTCCTCGCCGCCCGTCTATGCCGGGCTGTGGGAGTTCCCCGGCGGCAAGGTCGACGAGGGCGAGACGCCCGAGGAGGCCCTGCACCGCGAGATCGACGAGGAGCTCGGAGTCGCCATCGAGCTCGGCGACGAGATCCCCGGTCCCGACGCCGGCATCGTCCTTCCCGACGGCACCGACACCGGTCCCGCGTGGGAACTGCGCGCGGCAGAGGGCGATGGCCCCCGCCTCGTGCTGAGGGTCTGGTGGGCGAAGATCATCCCTGGTCCGGACGGGTCCGCTCCCGAGCCGCAGCCTCTCGAGGACCACGACGAGCTGCGCTGGCTCGAGCCCGGCGCCTGGCGCGACGTGCCCTGGCTGCCCGCGGACACCCGCATCGTCGAGGCGCTGCTCGACGACGCGATCGCGAGGATGCGCAAGGGGTTCTGCTAG
- a CDS encoding ABC transporter substrate-binding protein, protein MARNKAIGAGAVVTSLLLLTACSSTDSDAAASGESSSTAEPIVAAADASLLPYNFLADDNETFEGINVDLAAALSEELGREIVFENASFDTIIPGLTSGRYDVALTGMFDTLEREETVDFVDYLAAKNDFLVPMDVSGIESMDDLCGYSVGIPGGALEADMLAEASTACEDAGEEPIEVNEYADLDAVVLALTSGRIEVAPNDSAANAYIMSQYPDELQVMGAYLTDGYFAAGFAKDSELVQEFNDAFAAIMEDGTYEEILSEWGIDDRALDEPIINGATF, encoded by the coding sequence ATGGCACGCAACAAGGCGATCGGCGCAGGGGCGGTGGTGACCTCGCTGCTGCTGCTCACCGCATGCAGCTCCACCGACAGTGATGCCGCCGCTTCGGGGGAGTCCTCGTCCACCGCGGAGCCCATCGTGGCCGCAGCGGACGCTTCGCTCCTGCCGTACAACTTCCTGGCCGACGACAACGAGACCTTCGAGGGCATCAACGTGGACCTCGCGGCGGCCCTCTCCGAGGAGCTCGGGCGCGAGATCGTCTTCGAGAACGCCTCGTTCGACACGATCATCCCGGGCCTCACGTCGGGCCGTTACGACGTCGCCCTCACCGGCATGTTCGACACGCTCGAGCGCGAGGAGACGGTCGACTTCGTCGACTACCTCGCCGCGAAGAACGACTTCCTGGTGCCGATGGACGTCTCTGGGATCGAGTCGATGGACGACCTGTGCGGCTACTCTGTCGGCATCCCGGGCGGAGCGCTCGAGGCCGACATGCTCGCGGAGGCCTCCACGGCATGCGAGGACGCGGGCGAGGAGCCGATCGAGGTCAACGAGTATGCGGACCTCGACGCCGTCGTGCTGGCGCTGACCTCCGGGCGCATCGAGGTCGCCCCGAACGACTCGGCCGCGAACGCGTACATCATGTCGCAGTACCCCGACGAGCTTCAGGTCATGGGCGCGTACCTCACGGACGGCTACTTCGCCGCCGGCTTCGCCAAGGACTCGGAGCTGGTGCAGGAGTTCAACGACGCCTTCGCCGCGATCATGGAGGACGGCACCTACGAGGAGATCCTCTCCGAGTGGGGCATCGATGACCGTGCACTCGACGAGCCCATCATCAACGGGGCCACATTTTGA
- a CDS encoding amino acid ABC transporter ATP-binding protein has product MDDAREPLIELTGIRKSFGDNEVLHGVDLTVREGEVLCLIGASGSGKSTLLRCINHLERPDAGHVRYDGHLMGYQEKHGKLHELSERQIAAQRATMGMVFQQFNLFPHMTVLQNIMEAPMRVRGMHQDTARANAYDLLEKVGLADQDKSYPRHLSGGQQQRVAIARGLAMQPKLMLFDEPTSALDPELVGEVLQVMRDLATAGMTMVVVTHEMGFAREVASRVAFMAQGEIVEQGSPSEVLVDPKHELTRKFLSRVL; this is encoded by the coding sequence ATGGATGACGCCCGCGAACCGCTGATCGAGCTCACCGGAATCCGCAAGTCCTTCGGCGACAACGAGGTCCTCCACGGAGTCGACCTCACCGTGCGCGAGGGGGAGGTCCTGTGCCTCATCGGCGCGTCGGGCTCGGGCAAGTCGACCCTGCTGCGCTGCATCAACCACCTTGAGCGGCCCGACGCTGGGCACGTGCGCTACGACGGTCACCTCATGGGATACCAGGAGAAGCACGGGAAGCTCCACGAGCTCTCCGAGCGTCAGATCGCCGCGCAGCGGGCGACGATGGGAATGGTCTTCCAGCAGTTCAACCTGTTCCCTCACATGACGGTGCTGCAGAACATCATGGAGGCCCCCATGCGTGTGCGGGGGATGCATCAGGACACGGCCAGGGCCAATGCGTACGACCTGCTTGAGAAGGTGGGCCTCGCGGACCAGGACAAGTCCTATCCTCGCCACCTCTCTGGAGGGCAGCAGCAGCGCGTCGCCATCGCTCGCGGTCTCGCGATGCAGCCCAAGCTGATGCTGTTCGACGAGCCGACCTCGGCGCTCGACCCTGAGCTCGTCGGCGAGGTCCTCCAGGTGATGCGCGATCTCGCGACGGCCGGGATGACGATGGTCGTCGTCACCCACGAGATGGGGTTCGCCCGCGAGGTTGCGTCGCGCGTCGCGTTCATGGCTCAGGGCGAGATCGTCGAGCAGGGCTCGCCGTCGGAGGTGCTGGTCGACCCGAAGCACGAGCTGACCCGCAAGTTCCTGTCGCGAGTGCTCTGA
- the gcvT gene encoding glycine cleavage system aminomethyltransferase GcvT: MGGNASRDYAGPVTTEILRSPLHDEHVALGATLVDFAGWEMPVRYTGDIAEHTAVRTAAGLFDLSHMGEISVRGAEAEAFLDDALVGRMSAMRLWGAKYTMLCAADGGVIDDLIVYRRDWDHFVIVANASNKDVVAGELTDRAEGFDAEVEDISAQVALIAVQGPRAQAIVSRMTARGADDIEAMKYYSAANVMLAGGIHAFAARTGYTGEDGFELFVGADEAAAVWQLALAEGAADGLIPCGLSSRDTLRLEAGMPLYGNELSRDRTPFEAGLGRVIVFGTEKNPRGDFVGRAALEAVRETWATAETDPAVASSLSTLVGLVGDGRRAARAGYAVVDEAGEPVGAITSGAPSPTLGKPIAMAYVPLALATPGTEVAIDVRGRRETMTVTALPFYKRGA; this comes from the coding sequence ATGGGCGGGAATGCGTCGCGCGACTACGCTGGTCCGGTGACCACCGAGATCCTTCGCTCCCCCCTGCACGACGAGCACGTCGCCCTCGGCGCGACGCTCGTGGACTTCGCGGGCTGGGAGATGCCCGTCCGCTACACCGGCGACATCGCGGAGCACACCGCGGTCCGCACCGCGGCCGGCCTGTTCGACCTGAGCCACATGGGGGAGATCTCCGTGCGCGGAGCAGAGGCCGAGGCCTTCCTGGACGATGCGCTCGTCGGCCGGATGAGCGCGATGAGGCTCTGGGGCGCGAAGTACACGATGCTGTGCGCCGCCGACGGCGGCGTGATCGACGACCTCATCGTCTACCGTCGCGACTGGGACCACTTCGTGATCGTCGCGAACGCGTCGAACAAGGACGTGGTGGCCGGGGAGCTCACGGACCGGGCCGAGGGCTTCGACGCGGAGGTCGAGGACATCTCGGCGCAGGTCGCGCTCATCGCGGTCCAGGGCCCCCGCGCCCAGGCGATCGTCTCCCGCATGACCGCCAGGGGCGCCGACGACATCGAGGCGATGAAGTACTACTCGGCGGCCAACGTCATGCTCGCCGGCGGCATCCACGCGTTCGCCGCGCGCACCGGCTACACGGGCGAGGACGGCTTCGAGCTGTTCGTCGGCGCCGACGAGGCGGCCGCGGTGTGGCAGCTCGCGCTCGCCGAGGGAGCGGCGGACGGCCTCATCCCATGTGGGCTGTCGTCGCGCGACACCCTGCGGCTTGAGGCGGGCATGCCGCTGTACGGCAACGAGCTGAGCCGCGACCGCACCCCCTTCGAGGCGGGCCTGGGCCGCGTGATCGTGTTCGGCACCGAGAAGAACCCCCGAGGCGACTTCGTCGGCCGCGCCGCGCTCGAGGCAGTGCGCGAGACCTGGGCCACGGCCGAGACCGACCCGGCCGTCGCATCGTCCCTGTCCACCCTCGTGGGCCTGGTCGGGGACGGACGACGCGCCGCTCGCGCGGGCTACGCGGTCGTGGACGAGGCCGGGGAGCCGGTGGGCGCGATCACCTCCGGCGCCCCGTCGCCGACGCTCGGCAAGCCCATCGCGATGGCCTACGTGCCGCTCGCACTCGCGACCCCGGGCACCGAGGTCGCGATCGATGTGCGTGGTCGGCGCGAGACGATGACCGTGACCGCGCTACCGTTCTACAAGAGGGGCGCCTGA
- a CDS encoding FHA domain-containing protein, whose protein sequence is MDEGVLYIAIVGALAAAYALGYLVLGVSLGRVFRQLGGPVAPAWIPVRRWVEVARVADASTVPVAIVRSLEALGLLAAVGAAGALASGLELPRSATVIPLAVALLACAVGWILWIGHAGWLGVRLQAPRGLVALAAFVPPLWGFFAAAASRREAAAAAAVSARAGAPARGTDRSDAHAPEPSQPEVRDEPSSTWDDATSATAEPSSQAEAEAHEPTAAVTAAPQAPPTQPNPRVPEPVRVPEILNPGVESADEEDTDAQSADVVAAGGPSPEPPSQPSPAPRAAVPFEPDPGEGQEETPVNNPFDPSRRSMWAPTGSGSQGPSSVPPAQPPVQPPAQPPLAPAAHAPEPQPPVVAPTQPVSPYATSPDTFSEPLPTAAMPTLSDRPTRLPDFSEKPQGAAPPPAWQSALDAGALQALLGGDGAEDGAPLDPTGDDDYDETRVSPRRREAWELVSSDGISYRLSSAVSVVGRIGGSPMGDGSARLDVADSTRTMSKTHARLVWIDGVWMVEDLESTNGTLLVDSHGRETVVPPGAPTPLIGKVLFGDFEMTLRRVGE, encoded by the coding sequence ATGGATGAGGGCGTGCTCTACATCGCCATCGTGGGCGCCCTCGCGGCCGCGTACGCGCTGGGCTACCTCGTGCTGGGCGTGTCCCTGGGCCGCGTGTTCCGTCAGCTCGGCGGCCCCGTCGCCCCCGCGTGGATCCCCGTGCGTCGGTGGGTCGAGGTCGCGCGGGTCGCCGACGCCTCGACCGTCCCCGTCGCGATCGTCCGCAGCCTCGAGGCCCTCGGCCTTCTCGCTGCGGTGGGCGCGGCCGGTGCGCTCGCGTCCGGGCTCGAGCTGCCGCGATCGGCCACGGTGATCCCGCTCGCGGTCGCGCTGCTCGCCTGTGCAGTCGGATGGATCCTGTGGATCGGGCATGCCGGGTGGCTCGGCGTGCGACTGCAGGCGCCCCGGGGCCTCGTCGCGCTCGCGGCTTTCGTCCCTCCGCTGTGGGGATTCTTCGCCGCCGCAGCGTCCAGGCGCGAGGCTGCTGCCGCAGCGGCCGTCTCCGCGAGGGCCGGCGCCCCCGCGCGGGGGACGGATCGGTCGGACGCGCACGCACCGGAGCCGAGTCAGCCCGAGGTCCGCGACGAGCCGTCATCGACATGGGACGACGCGACCAGCGCGACGGCCGAGCCCTCCAGTCAGGCCGAGGCGGAGGCCCATGAGCCCACCGCTGCCGTGACCGCAGCGCCGCAGGCGCCTCCCACGCAACCGAATCCGAGAGTGCCCGAGCCGGTTCGTGTGCCCGAAATCCTCAACCCCGGCGTGGAATCCGCCGATGAGGAGGACACCGACGCGCAGTCGGCGGACGTCGTTGCGGCGGGAGGGCCCTCCCCCGAGCCTCCCTCGCAGCCGTCTCCCGCTCCGCGCGCCGCCGTGCCGTTCGAGCCAGACCCTGGTGAGGGCCAGGAGGAGACACCCGTGAACAACCCGTTCGATCCGAGCCGTCGCTCCATGTGGGCGCCCACAGGCTCGGGCTCGCAGGGACCCTCGAGCGTGCCGCCTGCCCAGCCGCCGGTGCAGCCGCCCGCTCAGCCCCCGCTCGCCCCCGCGGCGCACGCGCCCGAGCCGCAGCCTCCTGTCGTGGCGCCGACGCAGCCCGTGTCCCCGTACGCGACGTCACCCGACACGTTCTCCGAGCCGCTTCCCACGGCGGCCATGCCGACGCTGTCGGACCGACCGACCCGACTCCCCGACTTCTCGGAGAAGCCGCAGGGCGCCGCGCCACCGCCCGCATGGCAGAGCGCGCTCGACGCCGGGGCGCTCCAGGCGCTCCTCGGTGGCGACGGCGCGGAGGACGGCGCGCCGCTCGATCCGACCGGCGACGACGACTACGACGAGACCCGCGTCAGCCCGCGCCGGCGCGAGGCCTGGGAGCTCGTGTCGAGCGACGGCATCTCCTACAGGCTGTCGAGTGCAGTGTCCGTGGTGGGTCGCATCGGCGGCTCCCCCATGGGTGACGGCTCGGCCCGCCTCGACGTCGCCGACTCGACCCGCACGATGTCGAAGACCCACGCGCGCCTCGTCTGGATCGATGGGGTGTGGATGGTCGAGGACCTCGAGTCGACGAACGGCACGCTGCTCGTCGACTCGCACGGCCGCGAGACCGTCGTGCCGCCGGGCGCGCCGACGCCGCTCATCGGCAAGGTGCTCTTCGGAGACTTCGAGATGACGCTGCGCCGCGTCGGCGAGTAA
- a CDS encoding amino acid ABC transporter permease produces the protein MTSVDTTAPRHDDMIVVPRRRPWRWVGSIVVAVVLLSIAWSFATNPNYEWPTVAKYLFDVRILKGLGTTLALTAIAMAIALGLGLLLAVMRLSQSALLSRTAGVYVWFFRGTPILVQLIIWYNLAILIPEMGLTIPGVGTVWAVDTNDVITPWTAAILGLGLNEAAYLGEIIRSGIMSVDRGQTEASKALGMRAGTSFRRIVLPQAARVIVPPTFNELVGLLKYSSVVSVIALPELLYSGQLIYARTYETIPVLIVVCIWYLVIVSVLTVLEARLERRLGAGFQATGATPAKNRRWARWMTPANR, from the coding sequence TTGACCTCGGTTGACACCACCGCGCCGCGGCACGACGACATGATCGTCGTGCCGCGGCGGCGGCCGTGGCGGTGGGTGGGCTCGATCGTCGTCGCCGTGGTGCTGCTCTCGATCGCGTGGTCGTTCGCGACCAACCCCAACTACGAGTGGCCCACGGTCGCGAAGTACCTGTTCGACGTGCGGATCCTCAAGGGCCTCGGTACGACTCTCGCCCTCACCGCGATCGCGATGGCTATCGCGCTGGGACTCGGCCTGCTGCTGGCCGTCATGCGCCTCTCCCAGTCCGCGCTGCTGTCCCGCACCGCCGGCGTGTACGTGTGGTTCTTCCGCGGCACGCCGATCCTCGTCCAGCTCATCATCTGGTACAACCTGGCGATCCTGATCCCCGAGATGGGTCTCACGATTCCCGGCGTCGGCACCGTCTGGGCCGTCGACACCAACGACGTGATCACCCCGTGGACCGCGGCGATCCTGGGCCTCGGTCTCAACGAGGCCGCGTACCTCGGCGAGATCATCCGGTCCGGAATCATGTCCGTCGACCGCGGCCAGACCGAGGCGTCGAAGGCGCTCGGCATGCGCGCGGGCACGTCGTTCCGCCGCATCGTCCTCCCCCAGGCGGCGCGCGTGATCGTTCCCCCCACGTTCAACGAGCTGGTCGGGCTGCTCAAGTACTCGTCGGTCGTCTCGGTGATCGCACTCCCCGAGCTGCTCTACTCCGGTCAGCTCATCTACGCGAGGACCTACGAGACCATCCCCGTGCTCATCGTCGTCTGCATCTGGTACCTCGTGATCGTCTCCGTGCTCACCGTGCTCGAGGCGCGCCTCGAACGACGCCTTGGCGCGGGCTTCCAGGCCACCGGCGCGACCCCCGCGAAGAACAGGAGGTGGGCACGATGGATGACGCCCGCGAACCGCTGA
- a CDS encoding pyridoxal phosphate-dependent aminotransferase — MTDFPTDAAVARLMNEAVTDGALDLSIGEPDQPLPGPLRQVAVDSLLAGEVGYTAKAGLVELRGAIASSLPGEVDIADVVVTVGGTEAVAVALAAACTSGDTIVIPDPAWPNYRVLGEQLGLRIATYRQGANRDDFMDLEEIAAHLAAGARMVVVNSPSNPMAAVASKAQLATLVGLVAAHGAVLLSDEAYEGIVFDGGRAPSPLSIPGGPEVTFVARTFSKTYSMTGLRVGSLASPPSFRHAVAAVHGTIVGCAPHTAQRVALSALETMPDRGTELSTVYRSRFARALEVLGPWMLADGPEGHGGFYVWLDGRSTGLTANELASRVESLGVRVSSGNAYTVSESHAIRLALTAGGEDLERALHAARSVLSEGSAAT, encoded by the coding sequence ATGACCGACTTCCCGACCGACGCGGCCGTCGCGCGGCTCATGAACGAGGCCGTGACCGACGGCGCGCTCGACCTGAGCATCGGCGAGCCCGACCAGCCTCTGCCCGGGCCGCTCCGTCAGGTCGCCGTCGATTCGCTGCTCGCTGGAGAGGTCGGCTACACGGCCAAGGCGGGGCTCGTCGAGCTGCGCGGAGCGATCGCATCGTCCCTTCCCGGCGAGGTCGACATCGCCGACGTCGTCGTGACGGTGGGAGGCACCGAGGCCGTCGCGGTGGCCCTCGCCGCCGCATGCACGTCAGGCGACACAATCGTGATCCCTGATCCCGCATGGCCCAACTACCGGGTGCTCGGTGAGCAGCTCGGGCTGCGGATCGCGACCTACCGCCAGGGCGCCAACCGGGACGACTTCATGGACCTCGAGGAGATCGCGGCCCACCTTGCCGCCGGCGCTCGCATGGTCGTCGTGAACTCCCCGTCCAATCCCATGGCCGCGGTCGCGTCGAAGGCACAGCTCGCGACCCTCGTCGGGCTCGTCGCCGCGCACGGCGCGGTGCTGCTGTCGGACGAGGCGTATGAGGGAATCGTCTTCGACGGCGGGCGCGCGCCCTCGCCGCTGTCCATCCCCGGAGGCCCCGAGGTCACGTTCGTGGCCCGCACCTTCTCCAAGACCTACTCGATGACGGGCCTGCGCGTCGGGTCCCTCGCCTCACCCCCGTCGTTCCGGCACGCCGTGGCAGCGGTCCACGGCACGATCGTCGGCTGCGCACCGCACACGGCGCAGCGGGTCGCGCTGAGCGCGCTCGAGACGATGCCCGATCGCGGCACGGAGCTGTCGACCGTGTACCGTTCACGATTCGCTCGCGCCCTCGAGGTGCTCGGGCCCTGGATGCTCGCGGACGGCCCCGAGGGCCACGGCGGCTTCTACGTCTGGCTCGACGGCCGCTCGACAGGGCTCACCGCCAACGAGCTCGCGTCGCGCGTGGAGAGCCTGGGCGTGCGAGTCTCCTCGGGCAACGCCTATACCGTGTCGGAGTCGCACGCGATCCGGCTCGCACTCACCGCTGGCGGCGAGGATCTGGAACGCGCACTTCACGCCGCGCGCAGCGTCCTGTCGGAGGGGTCGGCCGCGACCTGA
- the gcvH gene encoding glycine cleavage system protein GcvH translates to MANVPDELQYSEEHEWVSGELAAEAVVTVGITEHAAEALGDIVYVELPEVGSAVTAGDVCGELESTKAVSELYCPVTGDVVAVNEELSDAPETIGEDAYGEGWIFKVRLAEVPEGLLDSEAYAAITE, encoded by the coding sequence ATGGCGAACGTTCCCGACGAGCTCCAGTACTCCGAGGAGCATGAGTGGGTGTCGGGTGAGCTCGCGGCCGAGGCCGTGGTCACCGTCGGCATCACCGAGCACGCCGCCGAGGCCCTCGGCGACATCGTGTACGTCGAGCTCCCCGAGGTCGGCAGCGCCGTCACGGCGGGCGACGTGTGCGGCGAGCTCGAGTCGACCAAGGCCGTGAGCGAGCTGTACTGCCCCGTGACGGGCGACGTGGTCGCGGTCAACGAGGAGCTCTCGGACGCACCCGAGACGATCGGCGAGGACGCGTACGGCGAGGGCTGGATCTTCAAGGTCCGCCTGGCCGAGGTCCCGGAGGGTCTGCTCGACTCCGAGGCGTACGCGGCGATCACCGAGTGA